From Lycium ferocissimum isolate CSIRO_LF1 chromosome 12, AGI_CSIRO_Lferr_CH_V1, whole genome shotgun sequence, one genomic window encodes:
- the LOC132040580 gene encoding uncharacterized protein LOC132040580 — MKGRKCKEAPSTDLLVCFPSRAHLTLMPSPATHHHHHLRRSNTRGIGPAGQASPMYWAKSKRTEISEPTSPKVTCAGQIKVRTKPKSCKIKNWQSVMEEIEKLHVKKHKKKKKPVWMEAMGFKKDAMQFLTCLRNIRFDFRCFGSFNTAETDIITSDDDQEDEEEVEENDNEVVSRTVFSKWFMVLQENQKTEYTKTEETECSVFEDHDDGTSCAPPPPNALLLMRCRSAPAKGLVEQKHDEEGEEEEEDDDDEQKDVKSRMTESESTKKNKKNLVVMRYGSDLFKFSSDIAKENWVVGGIKDQLSRSRSSKR; from the coding sequence ATGAAAGGTAGAAAGTGTAAAGAAGCTCCTTCAACAGATCTATTAGTCTGTTTTCCTTCAAGAGCTCATTTAACACTCATGCCAAGTCCAGCAactcaccatcatcatcatctaagaAGATCTAACACAAGAGGTATTGGTCCTGCTGGACAAGCTAGTCCAATGtattgggccaaatcaaagagAACAGAGATATCAGAGCCTACATCACCAAAAGTCACTTGTGCTGGACAAATCAAAGTAAGGACAAAACCGAAATCATGCAAGATCAAGAATTGGCAATCAGTAATGGAAGAGATAGAGAAACTACATGTTAAgaaacacaaaaagaaaaagaagcctGTTTGGATGGAAGCAATGGGGTTCAAGAAGGACGCGATGCAGTTCCTGACATGTTTGAGGAATATAAGGTTTGATTTTCGATGTTTTGGTTCGTTTAATACAGCTGAAACGGATATTATTACTTCGGATGATGatcaagaagatgaagaagaggttgaagaaaatgataatgaagttgtttcGAGAACTGTGTTCTCGAAATGGTTTATGGTTTTACAAGAAAACCAGAAAACAGAGTACACAAAAACAGAGGAAACAGAGTGCTCTGTTTTTGAGGATCATGATGATGGTACTTCATGtgcaccaccaccaccaaacgCGCTTTTGCTTATGCGTTGTCGTTCTGCTCCAGCAAAAGGTTTGGTGGAGCAAAAACACGacgaagaaggagaagaagaagaagaagatgatgatgatgaacaGAAGGATGTAAAATCAAGAATGACAGAATCGGAGAGTactaaaaagaataagaaaaatttagtgGTGATGAGATATGGGAGCGATTTGTTCAAATTTTCATCTGATATAGCAAAGGAGAATTGGGTTGTGGGTGGAATTAAAGATCAATTGTCAAGAAGTCGAAGTTCGAAGAGGTAA